In Egibacteraceae bacterium, the sequence CGGGCCGGGGCGACGACCGGCGAGTGGACCGACGCGCTGCGCGAGGTCTACGGCGAGTACCGGGGGCCGACGGGCGTGGCCGGGGCTGCCGGGCCCTTCGAGGCCGACGCCCTCGCGACCGCCCGGCGCAAGGTCGCCGCCGCCGAGGCCGCGGTCGGGCGCAAGCTCAAGCTGCTCGTCGGCAAGCCCGGCCTCGACGGCCACTCGTCGGGCGCGGAGCAGGTCGCGGTCCGCGCCCGCGACGCCGGCTTCGAGGTCGTCTACGAGGGCATCCGCCTCACCCCCGCCCAGATCGTCCGGGCGGCGGCCGACGAGGACGTCCACGTCGTCGGGCTGTCGATCCTGTCCGGCTCGCACACCGCCCTCGTCCCCGAGGTCGTCGACGGCCTGCGCGCCGAGGGTCTCGACGTGCCGGTCGTCGTCGGCGGGATCATCCCGGCTCGGGACGCCGAGGTGCTGCGCGCGCGGGGCGTCGCCGCCGTCTACACGCCGAAGGACTACGACCTCAGCCGCGTCGTCGGCGAGATCGCCGACCTCGTCGGCGCCCGGGCCGCGCCGCCGCGTCAGGTGACGGGGTAGCCGGCAGCGAGAAGAGCATCGACGAGGTCACCGGTGTGGGCGGGGCCCCGGGTCTCGACCTCGATGTGGACCTCGACCTCGATGACACCGAGCCGCGTCCCGAGCCGGTGGTGGGAGATCGCCACGACGTTCGCACCCGCCGCGCCGATGAGGGCGAGCAGGCCGGACAGCGCGCCCGGGCGGTCCCGCAGGCGGGTGCGGAAGGCGAAGTAGCGGCCCTCCTCGAACATCCCCGACTGGATGATGCGGAGCAGCAGCAGGGGATCGACGTTGCCGCCCCCGAGCACCACGACGACCGGCTCGATGAGCGTGGCCGCCCCGTCGAGCAGTGCGGCCAGGCCCGCCGCCCCCGCGGGCTCGACCACCTGCTTCGCCCGCTCGACGAGCAGGAGAACCGCGCGGGCGATCGCCTCGTCGGTGACCGTGACCACCTCGTCGACGAGTGCGGCGACGTGGCGGAGGGTCAGCGCACCCGGCGTCTTGACCGCGATGCCGTCGGCGAACGTCGTGACCTCGGCGAGGGGCCGCGGCTCGCCCGCGGCCAGCGACGCGGGGAAGGCGGCGGCGCCGGCGGCCTGCACGCCGACGATGCGCACCGACGGGCGGACGGCCTTGACCGCCGCGGCCACACCCGAGACGAGCCCGCCTCCCCCCATCGGGACGATGACCGTGCCTGCGTCGGGCACCTGCTCGAGGACCTCGAGACCGATGGTGCCCTGGCCGGCGATGACGTCAGGATGGTCGAAGGGGTGCACGAACGTCGCCCCGCGCTCCGCGGTCCACGCCTGCGCGGCGGCGTGGGCGTCGTCGTAGCCGCTCCCGGTGAGGATGACCTCCGCGCCGTAGCCGCGGGTGGCCTCGACCTTCGGCAACGGCGCACCCGTCGGCATGAACACCGTGGCCGGCACGCCGGCGAGGGCGGCGGACAGGGCCACGCCCTGCGCGTGGTTGCCCGCCGACGAGCAGACCACCCCCCCGGAGCGCTCGCCGGCGGACAGCTGGGCGATGCGGTTGTAGGCCCCGCGGATCTTGAACGACCCCGTGCGCTGGAGGTGCTCGCACTTCAGGACCGTGCGCCGCCCGGCGATCGCGCTGATCGCCCGCGACAGCTCCACGGGGGTAGGCTGCGCCACCCCCTCGAGCCGCTTTGCGGCCTGCTCGATGTCGTCGAGGGTGACGAGGGCCACGACGGATCGCGTCCTACGCCGACACTCCGGGCACGAGCCGGTCGGCCTGTTCGGTCCCGTACCGCTCGGCGATCAGCTGGTGTGCCTCGGCGGCCTCGCACGCCCGGGCCGCGCCGGTCCCGTGGACGTAGTCGTAGGCGGCGTTGTCCTGCACCCACTGCCCCTCGTGCACCGACTGGTAGGTGTCGTAGTCCTGCCCCGTCTCGACGCGGATGAGCAGGGGCCCCTCGTCCTCGGCTTCGGCGATCCCCTCGAGGACCGCGTAGTAGCGAAACCGGCGGCTCATGGAACACCCTCCTGCTCGGAAGGCCTCACCCTACGCGACTACAGCGGGGGCCACGGGTAGGGCCGGTGACGCTCGTCGACGTCGGGCAGCGCGGCGACCTCGGTGAGGGCCGCGGCCCGCAGTCCGAGCACCTCGATCTCCGTGGGGCTCAGCAGCTCCTCGAGCTGCTGAACGAGGGCGTCCGCCGGCTGCGCCACGGCGCGTCGCAGCCGCGCGAGGTCCGCACGCAACGCCGCGGGAAGGGGCGTCCCGCCGAGCTCCCAGATGACCGTCCGCAGCTTCGTCCGGACGTGGAAGGTGAGCCCGTGGTCGACGCCCCAGATGTGCCCGTCCCCGCCGTGCAGGACATGGCTGCCCTTGCGGTCGGCGTTGTTGACGAGCAGGTCGAAGAAGGCCATCCGCGCGAGCGGCGGGTGGTGCTGTGGGTCTTCGACGAGGACGAAGTAGTGGCGCGACGGGTCGTGCGGCACGAACAGCTGCACCGACCCCAGTCCCAGAGGTCCCTCGCGCAGCACCGTCGGGGGCACGATCCGCCAGCCGAGGAACTCGCTCACGGCGTAGGCCGCAACCTCCCGGCGGCACAGGGTCCCGTGCGGGAAGTCCCACAGGGGCCGCTCCCCCCGCCGGGGCTTGTAGATCGCGTGCAGCCGGTCGCGCTTCTCGCCCACCCGCACGAGCAGCGTGTGGTTGCTCGCCTCCGTGAGGTAGCCCCGCACCGCCAGGGGCGCCTCGGCGAGCAGGGGAAGCACGTTCTCGTCGGTGCGCAAGCGTCACACCGTGAGGGGTCCGTGGCCGTTCGAGGCCGGACAGACGTGCCCGGAGATGGGGTCTATGGGGCGCGAGCACAGCCGGCAGGTCTCGCGGGCGCCCGCCTCGACGGCGTAGGCGGCGTACGCGGCGAGCCCGACGAGCTGGTCGCGGTTCATCCAGAACCGGGCCGTGCCCGCCTCGCCGACGGCCTCGGGCTCCATGAGCTCCTCGGCCTCGAGCAGGAAGCGCTCACCGTCGGCCTCCATGCCGAGGCTCATCGTCCCCGCGCGCCAGGCGGGCACCGCCGGGTCGACGAGGGCTTGGCGGGCCGTGTCGAGGTCGTCCGGGGTGACCGCGACGTCGACCCGGGACAGCAGCTGGGCCGCCAGCTGCGCGAGCATGCGCACCTGGTTCTTCTCCACGAGGAGCACGACGAGCTCCCCCCCCTGGCGGCCCTGGACGTAGAACGTGCGCCGGCCCGGCTCACCGACCGCTCCGGCGGTGATCCAGTCGACGTCGAGCTCGAACGACTCACCCACGACCGGTGGCCTTCCCCGCAGGACGTGCCCGCCGAAACCGCTCCGGCGTCAACGGCCCGTCGTCGTTGAACCGCAGGAGCATCGGCTGCCCGCCGGGAGCGAGCTGGAGCACGCTCACGGACGCGGGACCGACGTGCAGGCGCTGGAAGAGGTCGAGCGGCTGACCGATGTAGAAGGCGACGAGCGCCTTGATGACGTCGGCGTGGCTGACCGCCGCGACGAGGTCGCGCGGATGGCGTGCGACGATCGCCTCGACCGCCTCGACGGCGCGCAGCTGCGCCGCCCGGATCGTCTCACCGTCGGGGAAGCGCACGAGCGAGGGGCGGGCGAGGATGACGGGCCAGAGCTTGGTTCGCGCCACCTGCTTCAACGGGCGGTCGGTCCACCGCCCGTACTCCACCTCGAGCAATCCCTCGTCGGCGGTCACCGGCAGACCGAGGCGCCCCGCCACGACCTCGGCCGTCTCCCGGGTGCGCGCGAGCGGGCTCGCGTAGACGGCCTTGACCGGCAGCTTGGCGAGGCGGTCGGCCGCTGCCTCCGCCTGCGCGCGCCCGCCCCCGTCGAGGCTCGCCTCGGTGCGGCCGCCGAGGCGCTTGCCGGTGGCGGCGGTCGTGGCATGGCGGATGAGCAGAAGCGTCGTCATGTCCACGGCCAGCCTAAGCGACGTCGGCCCGTCCGACCTCGCCCGCTACGCTGCCCCGGGCACGCTCACGCCGGGACGAAGGAGCGCAGGGATGGGCGACACCCGCACGGAACGCGACTCGATGGGCGAGGTCGAGGTGCCGGCCAGCGCCTACTACGGCGCGTCCACGCAGCGGGCCGTGGCGAAC encodes:
- a CDS encoding DUF3090 family protein, translated to MGESFELDVDWITAGAVGEPGRRTFYVQGRQGGELVVLLVEKNQVRMLAQLAAQLLSRVDVAVTPDDLDTARQALVDPAVPAWRAGTMSLGMEADGERFLLEAEELMEPEAVGEAGTARFWMNRDQLVGLAAYAAYAVEAGARETCRLCSRPIDPISGHVCPASNGHGPLTV
- a CDS encoding SCO1664 family protein; this encodes MRTDENVLPLLAEAPLAVRGYLTEASNHTLLVRVGEKRDRLHAIYKPRRGERPLWDFPHGTLCRREVAAYAVSEFLGWRIVPPTVLREGPLGLGSVQLFVPHDPSRHYFVLVEDPQHHPPLARMAFFDLLVNNADRKGSHVLHGGDGHIWGVDHGLTFHVRTKLRTVIWELGGTPLPAALRADLARLRRAVAQPADALVQQLEELLSPTEIEVLGLRAAALTEVAALPDVDERHRPYPWPPL
- a CDS encoding histidine phosphatase family protein; protein product: MTTLLLIRHATTAATGKRLGGRTEASLDGGGRAQAEAAADRLAKLPVKAVYASPLARTRETAEVVAGRLGLPVTADEGLLEVEYGRWTDRPLKQVARTKLWPVILARPSLVRFPDGETIRAAQLRAVEAVEAIVARHPRDLVAAVSHADVIKALVAFYIGQPLDLFQRLHVGPASVSVLQLAPGGQPMLLRFNDDGPLTPERFRRARPAGKATGRG
- the ilvA gene encoding threonine ammonia-lyase, which produces MALVTLDDIEQAAKRLEGVAQPTPVELSRAISAIAGRRTVLKCEHLQRTGSFKIRGAYNRIAQLSAGERSGGVVCSSAGNHAQGVALSAALAGVPATVFMPTGAPLPKVEATRGYGAEVILTGSGYDDAHAAAQAWTAERGATFVHPFDHPDVIAGQGTIGLEVLEQVPDAGTVIVPMGGGGLVSGVAAAVKAVRPSVRIVGVQAAGAAAFPASLAAGEPRPLAEVTTFADGIAVKTPGALTLRHVAALVDEVVTVTDEAIARAVLLLVERAKQVVEPAGAAGLAALLDGAATLIEPVVVVLGGGNVDPLLLLRIIQSGMFEEGRYFAFRTRLRDRPGALSGLLALIGAAGANVVAISHHRLGTRLGVIEVEVHIEVETRGPAHTGDLVDALLAAGYPVT